GCAGATGCCGTTGCCCGTGAAAAGGGCATTGATCGTGACGAGGTTCTCGGTGCTATGGAGCAGGCCATCCAGAAGGCAGGCCGTTCCAGATATGGTCACGAGCATGACATTCGTGCCCATATCGACCGCAAAACCGGCGAAATCAAACTCGCTCGTTACATCGAAGTCACCGATGAAATCGAAAACGATTTCACCCAGATGTCGCTCGAACAGGCACGTATTCGTGACGAGAACATCAATCTTGGTGAATTCCTGATTGATCCGCTGCCGCCGATTGATTTTGGTCGTATTGCTGCCCAGACCGCGAAACAGGTCATCGTACAGAAAGTGCGCGACGCAGAACGCGAACGTCAGTACGAGGAATACAAGGACCGTGCCGACGAAGTTATCAATGGCGTCGTCAAACGTGTCGAGTTTGGCAACGTTCTTGTCGATATCGGTCGTGCCGAAGCCATCCTGCGCCGTGAAGAACTGATCCCGCGTGAGACGGTTCGTCAGGGTGACCGGGTACGTGCCCTGATCCTTGATGTTCGTCGTGAACAGCGCGGCCCGCAGATCTTCCTGTCGCGTACCCACCCGACCTTCATGGCAAAACTGTTTGCCCAGGAAGTACCGGAAATCTACGACGGCATCATCGAAATCAAATCGGTTGCCCGTGACCCGGGTTCGCGCGCGAAAATTTCGGTTCTGTCTTCGGACAGCTCGATCGACCCGGTCGGGGCTTGCGTTGGTATGCGCGGTTCGCGTGTCCAGGCGGTTGTTGCCGAACTTCAGGGCGAAAAAATCGACATCATCCAGTGGTCGGAAGACCCGGCAACCTTTGTTGTGAACGCTTTGGCCCCGGCCGAAGTCACCAAGGTTGTGATTGATGAAGAAACCAACCGTATCGAAGTCGTCGTTCCGGACGATCAGTTGAGCCTTGCCATTGGCCGTCGTGGTCAGAATGTGCGTCTGGCGTCCCAGCTGACCGGTTGGGATATCGATATTCTGACCGAGGAAGACGAAAGCGAACGTCGTCAGGAAGAAGCACGCAAGCGTGCGGAAATGTTCATCAAGGCGCTTGATGTTGACGAAGTTATCGCCCATCTCCTGGTCGCCGAAGGCTTCACCTCGATCGAGGAAGTCGGTTACGTGCCGCTGGCAGAACTGGCCGAAATCGAAGGTTTCGAAGAAGAAATCGCCGAAGAGCTGCGAAACCGCGCACGTACCTTCCTTGCCGAAGAGGCCGAGCGTCTTCAGAAACGTCGCGAAGAGCTTAAGGTTGCCGATGACCTGGTTGAATTCCCGGGTCTGTCGCTGGCTGTTGTTGTTCGCCTTGGTGAAAACGACGTCAAAAACCTTGAAGATTTCGCGGATCTCGCCAGTGACGAGCTGATCGAATATGTCGGGGATGCCGATTCCATTACCATGGATCAGGCCAACGACATGATCATGGAAGCCCGTCGCAAGCTTGGCTGGTTCGAAGGTCTTGAAGAAGAGACCGAAGAATCCGCGGAAAGCGAAGAGGCCTAAGGCCGATCGGAGGATGCCATGTCGCATCGTAAAGGCGGCAAGGTAGCCGAGGTTCCGGAACGCCGGTGCATTGTCACCGGCGAAGTCCGGCACAAGGAAGATCTTCTCAGGGTTGTGATCGGGCCGGATGGTTCGGTTGTTCCCGACCTTGAGGAACGGCTGCCGGGACGGGGATTATGGTTGTGCCCGTCGCGGGATGTGGTAAATACCGCCTGTGCAAAGAACGCCTTTGCCCGGGCGGCCCGACAAAAAGTCGTGGTCGACACCGCACTTGCAGACCGGATCGAAGAGCTGCTGACGCGCAAATGCATCGATCTGTTGTCGCTGGCGCGGCGTGCAGGACAGGCTGTTGCAGGATTTGAAAAGGCCCGTGCCCAGATTGCCGAGGGCGCAGCCTTAGTATTGGCGGCACGCGATGGTGCCGCAGACGGAAAATCAAAGATCGAGGCCAAGGCCCGGGATCTGCCGATTTATTCCGTTCTGGATGCTGCTGAAATCGGCGCGGCCTTTGGTCGCGAAAAAGCAGTACATGTGGCCGTTGCGCCAGGAGGCCTTGCCAACCGGTTGGGGCGTTCGTGCAAACGGCTTGAAGGATTTCGCGCTGTCTGAGATCAGACGAGCGCCAGACGGACAGGACAGGATCGGCGTATGTGCCCGATCCCGCAGGAAATGAGGAAGTTGAACGGATTATGAGTGATCGCGATCAGGAGAAGAAACCGCTGAGCCTCAACAGATCGAAGCTTGAATTGAGCAAGACGGTCGAGGCAGGGCAGGTTCGTCAAAACTTCTCGCATGGACGGTCAAAATCTGTGACCGTCGAAGTGCGCAAGAAGCGTACATTCGAAAAGAACGAATCCGGTCGCTTCCGTGAGGTGAAGAAGGATCTCGTTGAAGAACAGTCCCCGGCAGCAGAAAAGCCGGCACCGGAAGCAAAAAAAGAGCCGGTTGAAGAGCCGAAACCGCGTCCGGCGGTTGATGATCATGGCAATCTGACCGACAGCGAACGCGCTGCCCGTATGGCTGCTTTGAAGGCTGCTGAAGAGCGCCGCAAGCAGGACGAGGCGGATGCGGAAATTCGCGCCCGCGAAGAAGCTGCGCGCAAGGCCGAGGAAGAAGCACGCAAGGCAGAAGAAGCCAAGGCTGCTGCCGAAGCCAAACAGGAAGAAGCGCCTACTGCGTCTGAAAACGACTCTCCGTCAGTGGAAGAAGTCGAACAGCGCCTTGCCGCTTCGACGGCAAAAGGCAAGACCTCCAAGCCGAAACCGGCTGCCAAGCCGAAGGCCGAGGAAACCGTTATTCAGGGCGAACCGGCAGAGCCGCTGGTCCCCGAAGAGCGTCGTCGTTCCGCCCCGGCAGATGGCAAATCCAAAAGCCGCAAGGAAATTGACGAGGAAAATGCCCGTGTGGCAGCCCGCAAACGTGCCGAAGAAGAAGCCGGCCGTGCGGCGCGCACCAAGGGTGACGAAGGCCGTCGTCGTGGCAAACTTTCGATCAATAATGCAATGAGCGGTGACGAAGGTGGTCGCCGTCGTTCCATGGCATCGATCAAACGCCAGCAGGCCAAAGCCAAAGCGCGTGCCCAGGGCCCGCAAAAACCGAAGGAAAAAGTCGTGCGTGATGTGGTAATCCCGGACGTTATTACTGTCCAGGAACTGGCCAACCGTATGGCTGAACGTGCTGCAGACGTGATCAAGACCCTGATGAGTCTTGGCGTCATGGCAACGATTAACCAGTCGCTTGATCCGGATACCGCACAGCTCGTGGTCGAAGAATTCGGTCACAACGTCAAACGTGTATCTGATGCCGACGTTGAAGAGTCGCTGGTCAGTGTAGATGACAATGACGCGAAGCTCGTTGGTCGTCCGCCGGTCGTGACCGTGATGGGCCACGTTGACCACGGTAAAACCTCGTTGCTTGATGCGCTGCGCTCCACCGATGTAGCCGGTGGCGAGGCTGGCGGTATTACCCAGCATATCGGTGCATATCAGGTCACCATGGCAACGGGTGCGAAGATCACCTTCATCGATACTCCGGGCCACGCCGCATTTACCGAAATGCGTTCGCGCGGTGCGAAAGTTACCGATATCGTGGTTCTGGTTGTTGCAGCCGATGACTCGGTCATGCCGCAGACCATCGAGGCAATCAGCCACGCGAAAGCGGCTGGCGTTCCGATGATTGTTGCCATCAACAAAATCGACAAGCCGGGTGCAAATCCGAGCAAGGTGAAAACCGAACTTCTTCAGCACGAAGTTGTGGTCGAGGAAATGGGTGGTGACGTCCAGGCCGTCGAAGTATCGGCCAAACAGCGCACCGGCCTGACCGAACTTGAAGAAGCCATTCTGCTGCAGTCCGAGGTCCTTGACCTTAAAGCCAACCCGGAACGCGTTGCAGATGGTGTTGTTGTTGAAGCCCGTATGGAAAAAGGCCGCGGTCCGGTTGCGACCGTTCTGGTCCAGCGCGGCACCCTGCGTACCGGTGACATCTTTGTCACGGGTCCGGAATGGGGTCGTGTCCGTGCCCTGATCGATGATCACGGCAACCGTGTCGCAGAAGCCATTCCGGGTATGCCGGTCGAGGTGAACGGTCTGAACGGTGTACCGTCTGCCGGTGACGACTTTGTGGTTGTTGAAAACGAAGCCAAGGCACGTGAAGTTTCTGACTTCCGCCAGCGTCGTATTCGTGAAACCCAGGCCGCTGCAATGAAGAAATCAGCACTCGAGAACATGTTCTCGCAGAGCGGTGACCTCAAAGAACTGCCGATCGTCATCAAGGGTGACGTGCAGGGTTCTGTCGAAGCACTCATCGGCACCTTGCAGAAACTTGGTAACGAGGAAGTCTCGGTCCGCGTTCTGCATAGCGGTGTTGGTGGCATCAACGAATCCGACGTCACACTGGCGCGTGCATCCAATGCACTGATCATCGGCTTTAACGTGCGTGCAAACCAGCAGGCCCGTGAACAGTCGCGCCGTGACAACGTTGATATTCGTTACTATTCGATCATTTACGATGTTGCAGATGACATCAAAAAGATGCTGTCGGGCATGCTGTCTCCGGAAGTTCGCGAGAAGTTCCTGGGTTATGCGGAAATCCGCGACGTCTTTACGATTTCCGGCAACAAGATCGCCGGTTGCATGGTCACCGAGGGTATCGTCAAACGTGGCGCAGGCGTCCGCCTGCTGCGCGACAACGTTGTCATTCACTCTGGCGAACTTTCGACGCTCCGTCGCTTCAAGGACGAA
Above is a window of Thalassospira sp. ER-Se-21-Dark DNA encoding:
- the nusA gene encoding transcription termination factor NusA; translated protein: MEATSGMPRPELLQVADAVAREKGIDRDEVLGAMEQAIQKAGRSRYGHEHDIRAHIDRKTGEIKLARYIEVTDEIENDFTQMSLEQARIRDENINLGEFLIDPLPPIDFGRIAAQTAKQVIVQKVRDAERERQYEEYKDRADEVINGVVKRVEFGNVLVDIGRAEAILRREELIPRETVRQGDRVRALILDVRREQRGPQIFLSRTHPTFMAKLFAQEVPEIYDGIIEIKSVARDPGSRAKISVLSSDSSIDPVGACVGMRGSRVQAVVAELQGEKIDIIQWSEDPATFVVNALAPAEVTKVVIDEETNRIEVVVPDDQLSLAIGRRGQNVRLASQLTGWDIDILTEEDESERRQEEARKRAEMFIKALDVDEVIAHLLVAEGFTSIEEVGYVPLAELAEIEGFEEEIAEELRNRARTFLAEEAERLQKRREELKVADDLVEFPGLSLAVVVRLGENDVKNLEDFADLASDELIEYVGDADSITMDQANDMIMEARRKLGWFEGLEEETEESAESEEA
- a CDS encoding RNA-binding protein translates to MSHRKGGKVAEVPERRCIVTGEVRHKEDLLRVVIGPDGSVVPDLEERLPGRGLWLCPSRDVVNTACAKNAFARAARQKVVVDTALADRIEELLTRKCIDLLSLARRAGQAVAGFEKARAQIAEGAALVLAARDGAADGKSKIEAKARDLPIYSVLDAAEIGAAFGREKAVHVAVAPGGLANRLGRSCKRLEGFRAV
- the infB gene encoding translation initiation factor IF-2, giving the protein MSDRDQEKKPLSLNRSKLELSKTVEAGQVRQNFSHGRSKSVTVEVRKKRTFEKNESGRFREVKKDLVEEQSPAAEKPAPEAKKEPVEEPKPRPAVDDHGNLTDSERAARMAALKAAEERRKQDEADAEIRAREEAARKAEEEARKAEEAKAAAEAKQEEAPTASENDSPSVEEVEQRLAASTAKGKTSKPKPAAKPKAEETVIQGEPAEPLVPEERRRSAPADGKSKSRKEIDEENARVAARKRAEEEAGRAARTKGDEGRRRGKLSINNAMSGDEGGRRRSMASIKRQQAKAKARAQGPQKPKEKVVRDVVIPDVITVQELANRMAERAADVIKTLMSLGVMATINQSLDPDTAQLVVEEFGHNVKRVSDADVEESLVSVDDNDAKLVGRPPVVTVMGHVDHGKTSLLDALRSTDVAGGEAGGITQHIGAYQVTMATGAKITFIDTPGHAAFTEMRSRGAKVTDIVVLVVAADDSVMPQTIEAISHAKAAGVPMIVAINKIDKPGANPSKVKTELLQHEVVVEEMGGDVQAVEVSAKQRTGLTELEEAILLQSEVLDLKANPERVADGVVVEARMEKGRGPVATVLVQRGTLRTGDIFVTGPEWGRVRALIDDHGNRVAEAIPGMPVEVNGLNGVPSAGDDFVVVENEAKAREVSDFRQRRIRETQAAAMKKSALENMFSQSGDLKELPIVIKGDVQGSVEALIGTLQKLGNEEVSVRVLHSGVGGINESDVTLARASNALIIGFNVRANQQAREQSRRDNVDIRYYSIIYDVADDIKKMLSGMLSPEVREKFLGYAEIRDVFTISGNKIAGCMVTEGIVKRGAGVRLLRDNVVIHSGELSTLRRFKDEVKEVREGYECGMSFAKYNDIQSGDVIECFENEEIAVEL